From a single Bacillus sp. NEB1478 genomic region:
- a CDS encoding glucoamylase family protein, with product MKKGRMISFILMFSLFANLIVLPTASANDSGNDLAFRAELKAIADKTYKFYQDHTDPKTGMTYDETRYTAEGKKDAAHTSPTNMAMYMMSTVSAQQLGIISRDEAVKRIQVTISTLERLDKWNGLFYNWYNTEDGSLKKDWGQFISQVDNGWLSAGLIVVGQAYKELHPQTSNLVENMNYTKLYDPEVGQFYGGYDVAQGKYTDHHYGQFYTEPRVASYISIGKGDVPKEHWWKLYRTMPKEWDWQSQIPEGQDAVYDGVTVYEGHYEYNGVKFVPSWGGSMFEGLMPGIVMKEKELGKYALGLNNKRHVQLQQDFAKSKGYPAWGFSPSATPDGYSEFAATPLGTSGYKDGATVTAHASFLALDYDPLAVQKNIKVLKNLGTYSQYGFYDSVNMETGEIAKAYLALDQGMIMVSIANYLKDGVIRNYFHQDPIGKKPEELLEKEVFSIQ from the coding sequence ATGAAAAAAGGGAGAATGATAAGCTTTATATTAATGTTTAGTCTTTTTGCTAACTTGATTGTGTTACCAACGGCATCGGCAAATGATAGCGGAAACGATCTTGCATTCCGTGCAGAATTGAAAGCGATTGCAGATAAGACATATAAATTTTATCAAGATCATACCGATCCGAAAACAGGGATGACTTATGATGAGACGCGCTATACGGCAGAAGGAAAGAAGGATGCTGCACACACTTCACCTACAAATATGGCGATGTATATGATGAGTACCGTTTCAGCTCAGCAGCTTGGGATTATCTCACGGGATGAAGCGGTAAAACGAATTCAAGTAACGATAAGCACTTTGGAACGGCTTGATAAGTGGAACGGTCTTTTTTATAACTGGTACAACACGGAAGATGGCTCGTTAAAAAAAGATTGGGGTCAGTTCATCTCACAAGTTGATAACGGCTGGCTTTCTGCGGGACTTATCGTAGTCGGACAAGCATATAAGGAATTACATCCGCAAACGAGTAACCTTGTTGAAAATATGAACTATACAAAACTTTATGATCCAGAGGTGGGTCAATTTTATGGCGGGTACGATGTCGCACAAGGGAAGTATACTGATCATCATTATGGACAGTTCTATACAGAACCTCGAGTTGCAAGCTATATTTCGATCGGAAAAGGCGACGTTCCAAAAGAGCATTGGTGGAAATTGTATCGAACTATGCCAAAAGAATGGGATTGGCAATCACAGATTCCTGAAGGACAAGATGCTGTCTATGATGGTGTTACCGTATATGAAGGTCATTATGAGTATAACGGTGTGAAGTTCGTACCGAGCTGGGGTGGGAGTATGTTTGAGGGCCTCATGCCAGGAATCGTAATGAAAGAAAAAGAGCTTGGCAAGTATGCATTAGGCTTGAACAACAAGCGCCACGTACAGCTGCAGCAAGATTTTGCAAAGTCAAAAGGATATCCTGCTTGGGGATTCTCGCCATCCGCAACACCGGATGGATACAGCGAATTCGCAGCAACACCCCTTGGCACTTCTGGCTACAAAGACGGGGCAACCGTAACGGCTCATGCATCGTTCTTGGCACTAGACTATGATCCGTTGGCTGTACAAAAAAACATCAAAGTTCTAAAAAATCTTGGCACGTATTCTCAGTACGGATTCTATGATTCGGTTAACATGGAAACAGGCGAAATCGCAAAAGCTTATTTAGCTCTCGATCAAGGGATGATTATGGTATCGATCGCGAACTATTTAAAAGATGGAGTGATCCGAAATTACTTCCATCAAGATCCGATCGGGAAAAAACCAGAAGAATTATTGGAAAAAGAAGTGTTTTCGATTCAATAA
- a CDS encoding DinB family protein: MNFKLDEGIELLERTPDTLKSLLSGLSDGWLTCNEGEGTWNALEVVGHLIEAEKVNWIPRIKMILTKGESQTFPDFDRFAHIEQVKGKTIDELLREFKQVRNESLEELRTLITSQTDYELKGTHPVYGTVKLRELLSTWSVHDLTHITQITRVIAKRYHDDVGSWKEYLSILK, encoded by the coding sequence ATGAATTTCAAATTAGATGAAGGTATTGAATTATTAGAACGAACACCAGATACATTGAAAAGTTTGTTGTCAGGACTTTCCGATGGCTGGCTGACCTGTAATGAAGGAGAAGGTACGTGGAATGCTCTAGAAGTAGTCGGACATTTAATAGAAGCTGAAAAAGTGAACTGGATTCCCCGTATTAAGATGATTTTAACAAAAGGAGAATCTCAAACCTTTCCTGATTTTGATCGATTTGCTCACATCGAACAAGTAAAAGGGAAAACTATAGACGAGCTACTAAGAGAATTTAAACAAGTGCGAAATGAAAGCTTAGAAGAATTGAGAACTTTGATTACAAGTCAAACCGATTATGAGCTTAAAGGGACCCATCCTGTTTACGGAACTGTAAAACTTCGAGAACTATTATCTACATGGTCTGTTCATGATTTAACTCATATCACCCAAATTACGAGAGTCATCGCCAAGAGATATCATGATGATGTTGGATCGTGGAAGGAATATTTGAGTATTTTAAAATAA
- a CDS encoding alpha/beta family hydrolase yields the protein MLNVRSSNIIGCKDMKVPYEIISKTDQPKGLAILIPGMGYTSQAPVFHYSTGVFLNKDYDVLHVNYQYSDEKYDLFSYEELVEFIHLDVSSVLDEVLKDSAYDSFYIVGKSFGTLAMGKALERELLQNAKAIWLTPLITKEEVFEPMKNSLHKGLCVIGDKDRFYKEDLINELGQNENIEYIVLPDVNHSLEYDHHVVDSIDVIKTVIEKINNF from the coding sequence ATGTTAAATGTTCGTTCTAGCAACATCATCGGCTGTAAAGATATGAAAGTACCATATGAAATCATAAGCAAAACAGATCAGCCAAAAGGATTAGCGATCTTGATTCCAGGCATGGGATACACCTCTCAAGCGCCTGTCTTCCACTATTCAACAGGAGTTTTTCTAAATAAAGACTATGATGTTCTGCATGTGAATTATCAATATTCCGATGAGAAATATGATTTATTTTCTTATGAAGAGCTTGTGGAGTTCATACATTTGGATGTTAGCTCCGTGCTGGATGAAGTATTAAAAGACTCAGCGTACGATTCTTTTTACATCGTCGGAAAATCGTTCGGAACACTCGCTATGGGTAAAGCATTGGAAAGAGAACTCTTGCAGAACGCTAAAGCTATTTGGCTCACCCCGCTCATTACAAAAGAAGAAGTCTTCGAACCTATGAAAAATAGCTTACATAAAGGACTGTGCGTCATTGGAGACAAGGACCGGTTTTATAAGGAAGACCTAATAAATGAGTTAGGACAAAATGAAAACATCGAATACATCGTTCTTCCAGATGTCAATCATAGTCTGGAATATGATCATCACGTGGTAGATTCCATTGATGTAATAAAGACAGTAATTGAAAAAATTAATAACTTTTAG
- a CDS encoding ABC transporter permease subunit, producing the protein MFVLVLRRVVSFSLPIIGVFFIGALPYLFFSNVRAIEGVMRLLEMGVIKNALFLDQDLGLYFRPYIEKILLLMGKLFTFSNVEYYESQQMKYIFPTILPYFYYSLKLVVGAFFLAAASSIILALVVKILPGKIQKSIRFLFFSFESLPDIFIVVMAQYLIILLYRKTGELLLPIVFSEQNPAYLMPMVCLAILPTLFLTRTLLFLLDDEDSKTYVEFARAKGIKYSIVLYIHMLRNSLISLFFYTKNVYWLLISGLFMVEYVMYIPGITKFMLNNGPTTPDVITVSLMLMFLPFYLLFTIISYILESKLNRTAEEAV; encoded by the coding sequence TTGTTTGTTTTGGTTTTAAGGAGGGTCGTCTCTTTTTCACTGCCTATCATCGGTGTATTTTTTATCGGTGCCCTTCCATATTTATTTTTTAGCAATGTACGTGCGATTGAAGGTGTCATGCGCCTTTTGGAAATGGGTGTTATCAAAAATGCCCTTTTTTTGGATCAGGACTTAGGATTATATTTTAGACCTTACATCGAAAAAATCTTATTGTTGATGGGAAAACTATTCACTTTTTCAAACGTTGAATATTACGAGAGCCAGCAAATGAAATACATCTTTCCGACGATCTTGCCTTACTTCTACTATTCATTAAAACTTGTTGTTGGTGCTTTTTTTCTTGCGGCAGCTTCATCTATCATTCTCGCGTTAGTTGTGAAAATCTTACCGGGTAAAATACAAAAATCCATTCGCTTTTTATTTTTTTCTTTTGAATCCTTACCGGACATTTTTATCGTGGTGATGGCTCAATACCTTATTATTCTTCTTTATCGCAAGACTGGCGAGCTGCTTTTACCCATAGTTTTTAGCGAACAGAATCCTGCATACCTTATGCCAATGGTATGCTTAGCAATATTACCGACTTTATTTTTAACAAGAACTTTGTTGTTTTTACTGGATGATGAAGATTCGAAAACCTATGTGGAATTCGCTAGAGCAAAAGGTATTAAGTATTCAATCGTGTTATATATACACATGCTTAGAAATTCATTGATCAGCCTTTTCTTTTATACGAAAAACGTGTATTGGCTTTTGATATCCGGTCTGTTCATGGTGGAATATGTGATGTACATACCGGGAATTACAAAGTTTATGCTGAATAACGGACCCACAACGCCTGACGTTATAACGGTTAGTCTCATGCTGATGTTTCTTCCATTCTACCTGTTATTCACAATAATCTCCTACATCCTGGAATCCAAATTAAACCGTACAGCAGAGGAGGCCGTGTAA
- a CDS encoding ABC transporter permease subunit — MTVWKSPLFLFGFLIILTMFFGSILYSHYVPDSKKPMMVIKYDENKIPIDSPPIAPFKDMPLGTDRFGVSMLHKVIDGAKYTLGFAFLIAFARLLAGTLLGLIVSQFPKTVLRMLNKLFETFYYAPATIIAYLILYPVLQIFTWSIPKTQQTTFAFLILVLIAVPPVMITVASETSKYLENEFISSVKILGGRRFHIMRKHVLPFLKPRLSILYSQQVISTLLLLAHLGVLQVFIGGTDIITLDPLENNTLPVAMINEWSSMIGAYIYELRGNTWVIYTPLAGFAIAILAMNFMVEAMKRQYLSQGAYTVRKRLFRKKELTVPVKKMTEEQFERIMKTGSEG; from the coding sequence ATGACAGTATGGAAAAGCCCACTTTTTTTATTTGGTTTCCTTATCATCCTTACGATGTTTTTTGGCAGTATCCTATATAGTCATTATGTGCCCGATTCAAAAAAGCCTATGATGGTCATAAAGTATGATGAAAACAAAATTCCGATCGATTCTCCCCCAATTGCACCTTTTAAGGATATGCCATTGGGTACGGACCGCTTCGGCGTCAGTATGCTTCATAAAGTAATTGACGGTGCTAAGTATACGCTTGGATTTGCCTTTCTCATTGCATTTGCCAGACTTTTGGCTGGAACCTTGCTAGGCCTGATTGTCAGCCAGTTTCCAAAGACTGTCCTTCGTATGCTGAATAAACTATTTGAAACTTTTTATTATGCACCTGCGACGATTATTGCTTATTTGATCCTGTATCCGGTTTTGCAAATTTTCACCTGGTCAATCCCTAAAACTCAACAAACTACTTTCGCTTTTTTAATTCTCGTTTTAATCGCTGTACCGCCGGTCATGATAACAGTGGCGAGCGAAACTTCCAAGTATCTGGAGAATGAATTTATCTCATCTGTAAAAATATTAGGCGGACGCAGATTTCATATTATGCGGAAGCATGTACTGCCTTTTTTAAAACCACGATTAAGTATTTTGTACAGTCAGCAAGTAATCTCAACCTTATTATTGCTGGCACATCTAGGTGTGCTGCAAGTTTTCATCGGTGGAACAGATATCATCACACTCGATCCGCTGGAAAACAACACATTGCCAGTTGCTATGATCAACGAGTGGTCCAGTATGATCGGAGCCTATATATATGAATTGCGCGGTAACACATGGGTTATTTATACACCGTTAGCCGGCTTTGCGATTGCCATTCTTGCGATGAATTTTATGGTGGAGGCTATGAAACGCCAGTACTTGTCTCAAGGAGCTTATACGGTGAGAAAACGATTATTCCGCAAAAAGGAATTGACTGTTCCGGTAAAAAAAATGACAGAAGAACAGTTTGAAAGAATTATGAAAACGGGATCTGAAGGATAG
- the hmpA gene encoding NO-inducible flavohemoprotein gives MLQPKTIEIIKSTVPVLEVHGEAITSRFYQLLFQKHPELLNIFNHANQKKGRQQAALANAVYAAAANIDKLESIIPVVKQIAHKHRSLGVKPEHYPVVGENLLAAIKDVLGDAATDEIINAWAEAYGVIADAFIGIEKDMYEAAETQKGGWEDFRPFVVADKVEESTVITSFYLKPQDGKEIADFKAGQYISVRMEIPGEENTHIRQYSLSDAPGKDYYRISVKKEAGMESPDGIVSNYLHNGVKTGDVLFLSAPAGDFYLDNEVERPLVLLSGGVGLTPMVSMLKTASERQPDREVTFIHAAINGKLHALRDEVLSVTAKSDHITSYFVYEKPEENDEGYEKSGYVDMDWLRDVLPINKDAEYYFCGPLPFMRAVYHALLDLNVPEGRIHFEFFGPASDLGKKETVNA, from the coding sequence ATGCTGCAACCAAAAACGATCGAAATCATTAAGTCAACAGTACCTGTATTAGAAGTACACGGAGAAGCCATTACTTCCCGTTTTTATCAATTACTATTTCAAAAACATCCTGAACTATTAAATATTTTTAACCACGCGAATCAAAAAAAAGGACGTCAGCAAGCAGCACTTGCTAATGCTGTTTATGCAGCTGCCGCAAATATTGATAAACTCGAATCCATTATTCCAGTCGTAAAACAGATCGCTCACAAGCACAGAAGCTTAGGGGTAAAACCGGAACATTACCCAGTTGTCGGCGAAAACTTACTCGCAGCTATAAAAGATGTCCTTGGAGATGCGGCTACAGATGAAATCATCAATGCTTGGGCTGAGGCGTATGGAGTCATTGCAGATGCCTTTATTGGTATCGAGAAAGATATGTATGAAGCTGCAGAAACACAAAAAGGCGGATGGGAAGATTTCAGACCGTTCGTAGTAGCAGACAAAGTTGAAGAAAGCACCGTGATTACTTCATTCTATCTAAAGCCTCAAGACGGAAAAGAAATTGCTGACTTTAAAGCAGGACAGTATATCAGTGTGAGAATGGAAATCCCAGGAGAAGAGAATACGCATATCCGTCAATACAGCTTGTCTGATGCACCTGGAAAAGACTATTACAGAATCTCAGTTAAAAAAGAAGCAGGCATGGAGTCTCCAGATGGCATTGTATCTAATTACTTGCATAACGGTGTAAAAACTGGAGATGTTCTTTTCTTAAGCGCACCGGCTGGAGATTTTTACTTAGATAATGAGGTAGAGCGTCCGCTTGTTTTACTTAGCGGAGGTGTTGGTTTAACACCTATGGTGAGCATGTTGAAAACAGCATCAGAAAGACAGCCTGACCGTGAAGTAACATTTATCCACGCTGCGATCAACGGTAAATTACATGCACTTAGAGATGAAGTATTATCTGTAACGGCAAAATCTGATCACATTACGAGCTATTTCGTATATGAAAAGCCCGAAGAAAATGACGAAGGCTATGAGAAATCAGGATACGTGGACATGGATTGGCTACGAGATGTATTGCCAATCAACAAAGATGCAGAGTATTATTTCTGCGGTCCACTACCTTTCATGAGAGCCGTTTATCATGCACTTCTCGACCTGAATGTTCCTGAAGGCCGTATCCACTTCGAGTTCTTTGGACCGGCAAGTGATCTTGGGAAAAAAGAAACTGTGAATGCTTAA
- a CDS encoding GNAT family N-acetyltransferase — MKIKQTQDYETLAKLNKNVQDIHADRFPTYFKPYEYEPIRDFFKEITTDPKQIFLLIENNNVPFGYVWMTLKESTDSAFKKASKSLYIHQISVDKNSSNNGAGTKFISHIEQMAKEIGATKIELDYWIDNTIARNFYKKSGFTVTREIVQKVLN, encoded by the coding sequence ATGAAGATTAAACAAACTCAAGATTATGAAACGCTCGCAAAGCTTAATAAAAACGTTCAAGATATACATGCAGATCGTTTTCCAACTTATTTTAAACCTTACGAATATGAACCGATTCGTGATTTTTTCAAAGAAATAACAACTGATCCCAAGCAGATTTTTCTCTTAATTGAAAATAATAACGTCCCTTTCGGTTATGTATGGATGACTCTTAAAGAATCCACTGATTCCGCATTTAAAAAAGCGTCTAAATCTTTGTACATCCATCAGATCAGCGTGGATAAAAACAGCAGCAATAATGGTGCTGGCACTAAGTTTATTTCTCATATTGAACAGATGGCTAAAGAAATAGGCGCGACAAAAATTGAGCTAGATTATTGGATTGATAATACGATCGCCAGAAATTTTTATAAGAAATCCGGCTTTACGGTTACCCGTGAAATTGTACAAAAAGTACTGAATTGA
- a CDS encoding alpha/beta fold hydrolase → MKRYLMKYRNKKIHVTEWGDMNKPVMLCLHGLGSTSFSFLGIAENLKDDFRIIALDAPGHGKSEAFETAEEYEMPRLVDWLQGLIEFMNIDSFYLLTHSWGSFLGLHYLVKYSENVIDTLLIDGGYQTKRTWSDSMEEEMNDYEKDFDEYIFDSWEAFCQSEKDSYLTWSSQIEIQVRDLGVERNGKVCWHAKGETARHIIRGMHLNETEDIYHLVPKGVTLLVATLPEHLLSKRIDTAEVFKQRADGTVKLVENSTHLLHWDKPDAVVEVIKSKWLTKIGG, encoded by the coding sequence TTGAAACGCTACTTGATGAAATACAGGAATAAAAAGATCCACGTAACAGAATGGGGCGATATGAATAAGCCTGTTATGCTTTGTTTGCATGGATTGGGCAGTACCAGCTTCAGTTTTTTAGGAATAGCAGAAAATCTTAAAGATGACTTTCGCATTATTGCGCTAGATGCTCCCGGCCACGGAAAATCGGAAGCTTTCGAAACCGCTGAAGAATACGAAATGCCACGTCTTGTTGATTGGCTCCAAGGCCTAATCGAATTCATGAATATTGACAGTTTCTATTTGCTTACACATTCTTGGGGCAGTTTCTTAGGGCTTCATTACTTAGTGAAGTATTCCGAGAACGTTATTGATACCCTCTTGATTGATGGCGGATATCAAACAAAGCGGACCTGGTCGGACTCAATGGAAGAAGAAATGAACGATTATGAGAAGGATTTTGATGAGTATATATTCGATTCATGGGAAGCATTTTGCCAATCAGAAAAAGACAGTTATTTGACCTGGTCATCCCAAATCGAAATTCAAGTCCGTGATTTAGGTGTGGAACGTAACGGGAAAGTTTGCTGGCATGCTAAAGGCGAAACGGCGAGACATATTATTCGCGGGATGCATTTAAATGAAACAGAAGACATTTATCACCTCGTGCCAAAGGGAGTTACTTTGCTGGTTGCAACACTGCCAGAACATTTATTATCAAAGCGGATTGATACAGCTGAGGTTTTTAAACAAAGGGCTGATGGCACTGTCAAACTAGTAGAGAACAGCACACATTTACTTCACTGGGATAAGCCTGATGCTGTTGTTGAAGTAATTAAGTCCAAATGGCTCACAAAAATTGGAGGCTAA
- a CDS encoding DUF4385 domain-containing protein gives MSFDYDLDFEKINFRKHPEKYRVGRGEQGVLLVEPYKSEILPHWRFKTPEEAKKSSEKIYDLFLEYKEKDDFVGADMARKFLQMGYTRARRYTNYKGGRKYKENGEINERQIDPVKAKSAAIFEEKWKLARTDEEYLKMKKAHQKEFG, from the coding sequence ATGAGTTTTGATTATGACCTAGATTTTGAAAAGATAAATTTTAGAAAGCACCCGGAAAAATATCGAGTAGGCCGTGGTGAGCAAGGAGTCCTTCTTGTAGAACCGTATAAAAGTGAAATCTTGCCGCATTGGCGGTTTAAAACCCCTGAAGAAGCAAAAAAATCTTCCGAGAAAATTTATGATCTTTTCCTAGAGTATAAAGAAAAAGATGACTTTGTTGGCGCGGATATGGCACGTAAATTTTTGCAGATGGGCTATACGAGAGCCCGCCGTTACACAAATTACAAAGGCGGTCGAAAATACAAAGAAAACGGTGAAATCAATGAGCGTCAAATCGATCCTGTTAAAGCAAAGTCGGCAGCGATTTTTGAAGAGAAATGGAAGCTCGCCCGGACGGATGAAGAATATTTAAAGATGAAAAAGGCTCATCAAAAAGAGTTTGGCTAA
- the helD gene encoding RNA polymerase recycling motor HelD, giving the protein MTTWNREQEKEQKRVDEVVQNLSQETDNLQHHLGGKMADVVQLRKNFWSDVTVNLDDPDDAIETAASIKQQAELLSEIERSHTSAESQLKTYEKLKNSPYFGRIDFKEDEESESEKVYLGIASYYDEESMAFLVHDWRAPISSLYYDHSLGEAKYNAPGGVIHGDLQLKRQFIIKNAKIEGMFDTGEAIGDDLLQQVLGKQANTQMKSIVATIQKEQNAIIRNTVSDLLIVQGAAGCGKTSAALQRVAYLLYRDRETLQSHHVVLFSPNNMFNSYVANVLPELGEENMEQTTFQAYINHHLSDHFSVETPFEQMEELLSGSSDAVRLEGIRFKASVEFLQAIHKYVEQLSESGLMFSDIKFREKTIIPAKRIKQYFYKLDNKETVPYRMKNTAEWILEELKKAERRERKKPWVEKEIQLLDQHVYTKLYEQLQKRNKYRDDSFNDMASEQKVLSAYITRLAFKPVRESVEKFSFLDMKGIYSKLFQMNQKGMDDYRTWSDVCKFTLFNLKQNFLSNEDATPFLYVKELLIGFQSNAAVRHVFIDEAQDFSPFQFAFIQRIFPRANLTILGDLNQSIYAHSSDNSFSMLENLLDKKNPEIITLTRSYRSTKEIVEFTKSMLCDGGEIIPFNRSGEKPAVVKLVDEASLDDELESTVQKWKNENHDTIAIICRTAKESYEVYDKLKSRLDMKLMVNEDTAFQKGIIIIPSYLAKGIEFDAVAIYNASAYQNERERKLFYTVCTRAMHELTVFYQGEPCPFIEETSKELYDEVKCGR; this is encoded by the coding sequence ATGACTACATGGAATCGTGAGCAGGAAAAAGAACAAAAGCGAGTAGATGAAGTTGTACAAAATCTTTCTCAAGAGACTGACAATCTGCAACATCATTTAGGCGGAAAAATGGCAGACGTTGTACAGCTTCGTAAAAACTTCTGGTCTGATGTGACGGTAAACTTGGATGATCCAGACGATGCGATAGAAACAGCAGCAAGTATTAAACAACAGGCGGAGCTGCTGTCTGAGATCGAACGGAGTCACACTTCTGCTGAAAGTCAGCTGAAAACCTATGAAAAATTGAAAAACTCGCCTTATTTTGGCCGTATTGATTTTAAAGAAGATGAAGAAAGCGAGTCTGAAAAAGTTTATTTAGGCATTGCTTCTTATTATGATGAGGAATCTATGGCTTTTCTAGTTCATGACTGGCGTGCACCAATCTCCAGCTTGTATTACGATCATTCTTTAGGAGAAGCGAAGTATAATGCTCCTGGTGGTGTCATTCATGGGGACTTGCAATTAAAAAGACAGTTTATTATTAAGAATGCAAAAATAGAAGGTATGTTTGATACAGGCGAAGCCATTGGAGACGATTTGCTTCAGCAAGTGCTAGGGAAACAAGCAAATACTCAAATGAAAAGTATTGTCGCAACGATTCAAAAAGAGCAAAATGCAATCATTCGAAATACGGTGAGTGATCTGCTGATTGTTCAAGGCGCTGCCGGCTGCGGAAAAACGTCTGCTGCTCTTCAGCGGGTTGCTTATTTATTGTATCGGGATCGCGAAACACTGCAATCGCACCACGTTGTCCTATTTTCTCCAAACAACATGTTCAATAGTTATGTTGCGAACGTTCTCCCAGAACTTGGAGAAGAGAATATGGAACAAACCACATTTCAAGCGTATATCAACCACCATCTGTCTGATCATTTTTCAGTGGAAACACCTTTTGAACAAATGGAGGAACTGCTTTCTGGATCAAGTGATGCTGTGCGGCTTGAAGGTATTCGATTTAAAGCGTCTGTTGAGTTTCTCCAGGCAATTCATAAGTATGTGGAGCAATTAAGTGAATCAGGTTTGATGTTTTCAGATATTAAATTCCGGGAGAAAACGATCATACCAGCCAAACGAATAAAACAATACTTTTATAAGCTGGATAACAAAGAGACCGTTCCTTACCGCATGAAAAATACGGCTGAATGGATTTTAGAAGAATTGAAAAAAGCAGAAAGACGCGAGAGGAAAAAACCTTGGGTTGAGAAAGAGATTCAGCTTCTCGATCAACATGTGTACACAAAGCTTTATGAACAGCTGCAAAAAAGAAATAAATATCGTGATGATTCTTTTAATGATATGGCAAGCGAACAGAAAGTTCTTTCCGCATATATAACTCGTCTTGCGTTCAAACCTGTTCGGGAATCAGTTGAGAAATTTTCCTTTTTAGATATGAAAGGAATCTATTCAAAGCTGTTTCAGATGAACCAAAAAGGAATGGATGACTATCGTACGTGGAGTGATGTATGCAAATTCACTTTATTTAATTTAAAACAAAACTTCCTTTCTAACGAAGATGCAACGCCATTTCTTTATGTAAAAGAGCTATTGATCGGTTTTCAGTCGAATGCAGCGGTAAGGCATGTCTTTATTGACGAAGCGCAAGATTTTTCGCCGTTTCAGTTTGCGTTTATTCAGCGCATTTTCCCGCGTGCTAACTTAACGATACTTGGAGACTTAAACCAGTCGATCTATGCCCATTCTTCTGACAATTCGTTTAGTATGCTGGAGAATCTTTTAGATAAAAAAAATCCAGAGATCATTACATTAACGAGAAGTTACCGTTCTACAAAAGAGATCGTAGAATTCACGAAAAGCATGCTCTGTGATGGGGGAGAAATCATACCTTTCAACCGATCGGGTGAAAAGCCTGCTGTTGTAAAATTAGTTGATGAGGCTAGTTTGGATGATGAACTGGAATCAACCGTTCAAAAGTGGAAAAATGAAAATCATGATACGATAGCGATTATTTGCCGAACAGCAAAAGAAAGCTATGAAGTTTATGACAAACTAAAGTCGCGTCTGGATATGAAACTGATGGTGAACGAGGACACGGCCTTTCAAAAAGGAATCATCATCATTCCATCATATTTAGCAAAAGGAATTGAGTTTGATGCAGTTGCGATCTACAATGCGTCTGCTTATCAAAATGAAAGAGAACGAAAACTGTTCTATACCGTCTGTACTCGCGCCATGCACGAACTAACTGTTTTTTATCAAGGTGAACCCTGTCCCTTTATCGAAGAAACTTCAAAAGAATTATATGACGAGGTGAAGTGCGGGAGATAA
- a CDS encoding DinB family protein, whose protein sequence is MSDLTLKNFELTRDFFLKNIESMSAEMADIQPEGFNNNIRWHVGHVLVTAEYFMFGYPEKSKALPVDYIQLFNRGTSPADWKGEVPSLQELTTQLKDQLERIKEIPAERFQDQLKQPFFGLNTVGELAVFANYHETYHSGQLHAMKKVIANQTVKQA, encoded by the coding sequence ATGAGTGATTTAACGCTGAAGAACTTTGAATTAACACGAGATTTTTTCCTGAAAAATATTGAAAGCATGAGTGCAGAGATGGCTGATATTCAGCCTGAAGGGTTCAACAATAACATTCGCTGGCATGTAGGGCATGTATTGGTCACGGCAGAGTATTTTATGTTTGGCTATCCTGAGAAATCAAAAGCATTACCTGTAGACTATATCCAACTTTTTAACAGAGGAACAAGTCCGGCTGATTGGAAAGGTGAGGTTCCATCACTCCAGGAACTCACAACTCAATTGAAAGATCAACTGGAACGAATTAAAGAAATTCCAGCAGAACGATTTCAAGATCAATTGAAACAGCCTTTCTTCGGTTTGAACACAGTCGGTGAACTAGCGGTGTTTGCTAACTACCATGAAACATATCATTCAGGTCAGCTTCATGCCATGAAAAAAGTAATTGCAAATCAAACTGTTAAACAAGCCTAA